One Candidatus Sulfurimonas baltica DNA segment encodes these proteins:
- the istB gene encoding IS21-like element helper ATPase IstB — MELNEKIEYLCKELQLPMFNEFHHELGNRAAKEGWKYSEYLYEVLKLEADSRATRSRATLTKMAGFPTIKTLEQFDFDFTVGVNRRQIEELSTLEFIKRKENIILLGQSGVGKTHLAIALAYQAVQKRIKARFITISDLIMQMSNAKKEKRYDSFIRQSIMTPSLLVIDEIGYFPMSKEDAHHFFQVISKRYERGATIVTSNLVFSQWSGIFANDKVVTTAILDRLLHHSHIINILGDSYRLKEKKEEGMVDSDLYKFKAKKSIKGIN; from the coding sequence ATGGAACTAAATGAGAAGATAGAATATTTGTGTAAAGAGTTGCAACTGCCAATGTTTAACGAGTTTCATCATGAGCTTGGAAACCGTGCAGCAAAAGAAGGTTGGAAATATAGTGAATATCTTTATGAAGTGCTAAAACTCGAAGCAGACAGCAGAGCTACTCGTTCGCGTGCAACGCTCACAAAAATGGCAGGATTTCCAACTATAAAAACACTTGAGCAGTTTGACTTTGATTTCACTGTCGGAGTTAATCGTAGACAGATAGAAGAACTCTCCACTCTTGAGTTCATCAAACGCAAAGAGAACATTATATTACTTGGCCAGTCTGGAGTTGGTAAAACTCACTTAGCAATAGCACTTGCTTATCAAGCTGTTCAAAAACGCATCAAAGCCAGATTTATAACAATCTCTGACCTTATTATGCAGATGAGCAATGCCAAAAAAGAGAAACGCTATGACTCTTTTATCCGTCAGTCTATCATGACACCATCTCTGCTTGTAATAGATGAAATAGGCTACTTTCCAATGAGCAAAGAAGATGCCCATCACTTTTTTCAAGTAATATCCAAACGCTATGAAAGAGGAGCAACAATTGTCACTTCAAATCTTGTGTTTAGCCAATGGAGTGGAATATTTGCAAATGATAAAGTTGTTACTACAGCTATTTTAGACAGACTTTTACACCACTCTCATATTATAAATATACTTGGAGATTCATATCGATTGAAAGAAAAAAAAGAGGAGGGAATGGTAGATTCAGACTTGTATAAGTTTAAAGCCAAAAAATCAATCAAAGGGATAAATTAA
- the istA gene encoding IS21 family transposase, giving the protein MLKKGEVKMIHKMLKDGLSKSAIARKLGINRDTVAKYAKMPEGYVPVIKRDAVETTVDPYLPNIARMLEEAHKLGVSIPSSSIYQEIQKLGYRGSLRWMNDVVLRHELRQKVKDEEPLVRFETDPGKQMQVDWVEFPKEGLSAFVATMGYSRASYVEYVSDEKVETLIKCHMNAFSYFGGVPQEGLYDNMKTVIIKRNAYGFGKHKFNEQFRDFAEKHCGMQLKVCKPYRAQTKGKVERFNHYLRYSFHNMFKTRLSMMGYKMTLENANAEVMDWLDFTANSRIHQTTMHKPFDMLAEEQLHLLPLPKPYHGIHPIKATAQSVSKNSQTSNRITIHIPNRDLQSYDEFIPVMAYMLIPAYAVGGALWN; this is encoded by the coding sequence ATGCTTAAAAAAGGTGAAGTAAAAATGATTCATAAAATGCTCAAAGATGGACTTAGTAAAAGTGCCATAGCTCGTAAACTAGGCATTAACAGAGATACAGTTGCTAAATATGCAAAGATGCCTGAAGGCTATGTTCCAGTCATTAAACGAGATGCAGTTGAAACAACAGTTGATCCATACCTTCCAAATATTGCCAGAATGCTAGAAGAGGCACATAAACTAGGTGTTTCTATTCCTTCATCGTCAATTTATCAAGAGATTCAGAAATTAGGCTATAGAGGTTCACTTCGCTGGATGAATGATGTTGTGCTTCGTCATGAGCTCCGCCAAAAAGTAAAAGATGAAGAACCGCTAGTTAGGTTTGAGACAGACCCTGGTAAACAGATGCAAGTTGACTGGGTAGAATTTCCAAAAGAAGGCTTGTCTGCATTTGTGGCAACAATGGGCTATTCTCGAGCGTCATATGTTGAGTATGTATCTGATGAAAAAGTAGAAACCCTAATAAAATGTCATATGAACGCATTTAGTTACTTCGGTGGAGTTCCACAAGAAGGTCTATATGACAACATGAAGACAGTAATTATTAAAAGAAATGCTTATGGATTTGGTAAGCATAAATTTAATGAGCAGTTTCGAGACTTTGCAGAGAAACATTGCGGAATGCAACTTAAAGTTTGTAAGCCATATCGTGCTCAAACTAAGGGCAAGGTTGAGAGATTTAATCACTATTTGAGATACAGTTTTCACAACATGTTTAAAACTAGACTCTCTATGATGGGTTATAAAATGACCTTGGAGAATGCAAATGCGGAAGTTATGGATTGGCTGGATTTCACAGCTAACTCTAGAATACATCAAACAACTATGCATAAGCCATTTGATATGTTGGCAGAAGAGCAATTGCATTTGCTACCTCTACCGAAGCCTTATCACGGTATCCACCCAATAAAAGCTACAGCACAAAGTGTATCAAAAAATAGCCAAACATCCAATAGAATTACCATTCATATTCCAAATCGTGATTTACAAAGCTATGATGAGTTTATCCCTGTTATGGCTTATATGCTTATTCCTGCTTATGCAGTTGGAGGTGCTTTATGGAACTAA